In one Cloacibacillus porcorum genomic region, the following are encoded:
- a CDS encoding HD domain-containing protein encodes MFARVKEAGGKAYLVGGAVRDRLMGRAAHDRDYVVCGLSPEVFHALFPGARLVGRSFPVFLLEVDGQLCETAFARRERKNGSGYKGFEVCCAPDITIEEDLYRRDTTVNSMALGADGCLVDPYGGACDIKLRLIRATSEHFCEDPLRALRAARQAAQLDFSIEAATLAMMGRCAAELRDEPRERKFAELEKALGAPRPSRYFRSLLAAGLLEQEFPWLYRLIGQSQPPEYHPEGDAFEHTMLVLDRAAAMTERAEVRFAALMHDIGKGETPAETLPHHYGHEERGGALMKDISETLGLPRLWSRCARFAAVEHMRPSRMKNPAKIRDLLRALEGEPLGADGFRTVIAADGGEIPDFLLDYERFLATIKAAAKCRVPETLEGPQIGEYIRSNEIRALREALKETG; translated from the coding sequence TTGTTTGCAAGGGTAAAAGAGGCGGGCGGAAAAGCCTATCTTGTAGGCGGCGCCGTCCGCGACAGGCTGATGGGGCGCGCGGCTCACGACCGCGACTATGTCGTCTGCGGCCTGTCGCCGGAGGTATTTCACGCGCTCTTCCCTGGGGCGCGGCTGGTGGGACGTTCCTTTCCGGTCTTTCTTCTGGAGGTGGACGGCCAGCTTTGCGAGACCGCCTTCGCGCGCCGCGAGCGAAAAAACGGCTCCGGCTATAAGGGGTTTGAGGTCTGCTGCGCTCCCGATATAACGATAGAGGAAGACCTTTACCGGCGGGATACGACGGTAAACAGCATGGCGCTCGGCGCGGACGGCTGCCTGGTCGACCCCTACGGCGGAGCGTGCGATATTAAGCTGCGGCTGATACGGGCCACCTCGGAACACTTTTGCGAAGACCCGCTGCGAGCCCTGCGCGCGGCGCGTCAGGCGGCGCAGTTAGACTTTTCCATAGAGGCGGCGACGCTTGCGATGATGGGACGCTGCGCGGCAGAGCTGAGGGACGAGCCGCGGGAGCGTAAATTTGCCGAGCTTGAGAAGGCGCTCGGCGCGCCGCGTCCCTCGCGCTATTTCCGCAGTCTGCTGGCCGCGGGGCTCCTTGAGCAGGAATTTCCCTGGCTGTACAGGCTCATAGGCCAGAGCCAGCCGCCGGAATACCACCCCGAAGGCGACGCCTTCGAGCATACGATGCTGGTACTCGACCGTGCCGCGGCGATGACGGAGCGAGCCGAGGTGCGCTTCGCGGCGCTGATGCACGATATCGGCAAGGGTGAGACGCCGGCGGAGACGCTGCCGCACCATTACGGACACGAGGAGCGCGGCGGCGCGCTTATGAAGGATATCTCGGAGACCTTAGGGCTGCCGCGCCTCTGGAGCCGCTGCGCGAGGTTTGCGGCGGTGGAGCATATGCGCCCCTCGCGCATGAAAAACCCCGCGAAGATCAGGGATCTGCTCCGGGCGCTTGAGGGCGAGCCGCTGGGAGCTGACGGTTTTCGGACCGTCATCGCCGCCGACGGCGGCGAGATCCCGGACTTTCTCCTCGATTATGAAAGATTTCTGGCGACTATTAAGGCCGCCGCGAAATGCCGTGTGCCCGAGACTCTCGAGGGGCCCCAGATAGGCGAATATATCCGTTCAAATGAAATCCGGGCGCTGCGCGAAGCGCTGAAGGAGACCGGATAA
- a CDS encoding YhdT family protein translates to MASKKFLQTTKRETFIIIGLYLLFFFWWYMTAYGFGDDPSQYRYVFGFPEWFFYSCIAGYVGISFILWIVIRLFFKELPLDEERDGVRKDD, encoded by the coding sequence GTGGCTTCAAAAAAATTTTTACAGACGACTAAGCGGGAGACCTTTATCATCATCGGTCTTTACCTGTTGTTTTTCTTTTGGTGGTATATGACCGCATACGGTTTTGGCGACGACCCGTCGCAGTACCGCTATGTATTCGGCTTTCCTGAATGGTTTTTCTACAGCTGTATCGCGGGCTATGTGGGAATATCTTTTATCCTGTGGATCGTGATCCGGCTCTTTTTTAAGGAATTGCCGCTTGATGAAGAGAGAGATGGGGTAAGAAAAGATGATTGA
- a CDS encoding P-II family nitrogen regulator yields the protein MNGVSFVITVVQRELSDSYIDFFHKHGANLVFSYLCEGTAQKKALHLWGLEKKEMQIICCLCGSEAANRLLDGLVSEMRIDAPNAGVALMLPVDGVSGVSNAQCLPEGLIDDEFKKRVEDMQYSLIVAIAERGYVDMVMDAAREAGARGGTVIHAKGTGARFGAKFFGLTIAAEKEMIYLVTSSEGKEAIIDAIIDKAGPSTEARAIAFTVPVERVAGFSKL from the coding sequence ATGAACGGAGTTAGTTTCGTGATTACGGTCGTTCAGCGCGAGTTGAGTGACAGCTACATAGATTTTTTTCATAAACATGGCGCCAACCTTGTATTCAGCTATCTCTGCGAGGGAACGGCGCAGAAGAAGGCGCTCCATCTGTGGGGGCTGGAGAAAAAGGAGATGCAGATCATCTGCTGTCTGTGCGGTTCGGAGGCTGCCAACAGGCTTCTTGACGGGCTTGTGTCGGAGATGCGGATAGACGCGCCGAATGCCGGTGTGGCCCTGATGCTCCCCGTGGACGGTGTCTCCGGAGTATCTAACGCGCAATGTCTGCCGGAAGGTTTGATAGACGACGAATTTAAGAAGAGGGTGGAAGATATGCAGTATTCGCTGATTGTCGCGATTGCCGAAAGGGGCTACGTCGATATGGTTATGGATGCGGCGCGTGAGGCCGGAGCGCGCGGCGGTACCGTCATCCACGCTAAGGGCACCGGAGCCCGCTTTGGCGCCAAATTTTTCGGCCTTACTATTGCGGCGGAAAAAGAGATGATCTACCTTGTCACCAGCAGTGAGGGCAAGGAAGCCATTATCGACGCAATCATTGACAAGGCCGGTCCCTCCACAGAGGCGAGGGCGATCGCCTTTACGGTGCCGGTTGAGCGGGTTGCGGGATTCTCAAAACTTTGA
- the rpsB gene encoding 30S ribosomal protein S2: MGVVSMKQLLECGVHFGHQTRRWNPKMKPFIFTERNGIYIIDLQKTVKGLEKAYDFVREVSKSGGSILFVGTKRQAQDPIRDEALKAGQFYINQRWLGGLLTNFTTIRRRVMRMTELQQMEEDGSINKYPKKEIIQLRKEREKLEKYLSGIKDMKDIPDALFIIDPRRETIAVLEAHKLDIPVIAIVDTNCDPDVVDYPIPGNDDAIRAIELVVGLMANAFIEGRQGQDARIEEKEEAAPVVEEEVAELPAEDISEDEMKLRAKELAEQKGWKETN; this comes from the coding sequence ATGGGAGTAGTAAGTATGAAACAGCTTCTTGAATGCGGCGTCCACTTTGGACACCAGACGAGACGCTGGAACCCGAAGATGAAGCCGTTCATCTTCACGGAGCGCAATGGTATCTACATCATCGACCTTCAGAAGACGGTCAAGGGCCTTGAGAAGGCCTACGATTTCGTCCGCGAAGTCTCGAAGTCGGGCGGAAGCATCCTCTTTGTAGGGACGAAGCGCCAGGCGCAGGACCCCATCCGCGACGAGGCTCTTAAGGCCGGACAGTTCTATATCAACCAGCGCTGGCTTGGCGGTCTTCTCACAAACTTTACTACGATCCGCCGCCGCGTGATGCGTATGACGGAGCTGCAGCAGATGGAAGAGGACGGCAGCATCAACAAGTATCCGAAGAAAGAGATCATCCAGCTTCGCAAGGAACGCGAGAAGCTGGAAAAGTATCTCTCCGGCATTAAAGATATGAAGGACATCCCCGATGCCCTCTTCATCATTGACCCCCGTCGTGAGACGATCGCCGTTCTTGAGGCTCACAAGCTTGACATCCCCGTAATCGCGATCGTAGATACGAACTGCGATCCTGATGTCGTTGATTATCCCATCCCCGGCAATGACGACGCTATCCGCGCGATAGAGCTCGTCGTTGGCCTGATGGCCAACGCCTTCATAGAGGGTCGTCAGGGTCAGGATGCCCGCATAGAGGAGAAGGAAGAAGCCGCCCCTGTAGTGGAAGAAGAGGTCGCCGAACTTCCCGCCGAGGATATCTCGGAGGATGAAATGAAGCTTCGCGCGAAAGAGCTTGCCGAGCAGAAGGGCTGGAAGGAGACTAACTAA
- the tsf gene encoding translation elongation factor Ts has protein sequence MAEITAAMVSELRARTSVGMMDCKKALVECSGDMEKACDYLREKGLAKAAKKAERTAAQGKMFTYIHSNAKLAVLLELDCETDFVARTEEFNTLGHEIAMHIAAANPSYIKPEDVPAEVLEHEKMVIMAQAREEGKPEKMLEKIAEGRINKFYEENCLLEQKYIRNPDVKIKDLIVENIAKIGENIVVRRYARFMIEG, from the coding sequence ATGGCAGAAATTACAGCAGCAATGGTGTCCGAGCTTCGCGCTCGCACATCGGTCGGAATGATGGACTGCAAAAAGGCGCTCGTAGAGTGCTCAGGCGATATGGAGAAGGCCTGCGACTATCTTCGTGAGAAGGGACTCGCCAAGGCGGCCAAGAAGGCTGAGCGCACCGCGGCTCAGGGCAAGATGTTTACCTATATTCACAGCAACGCGAAGCTTGCCGTTCTTCTTGAACTTGACTGCGAGACGGACTTTGTCGCCCGCACGGAAGAGTTCAACACGCTCGGACATGAGATCGCGATGCATATCGCCGCCGCCAACCCCTCATACATCAAGCCGGAGGATGTCCCCGCCGAAGTGCTGGAGCATGAGAAGATGGTCATCATGGCTCAGGCGCGCGAAGAGGGCAAACCCGAGAAGATGCTTGAAAAGATCGCCGAGGGCCGTATCAACAAGTTCTACGAGGAAAACTGCCTCCTGGAGCAGAAGTACATACGCAACCCCGACGTCAAGATAAAGGATCTTATCGTCGAGAACATCGCGAAGATCGGTGAAAATATCGTCGTTCGCCGCTACGCCCGCTTCATGATCGAGGGCTAG
- the frr gene encoding ribosome recycling factor → MPQNVLKELTSRCEKSIEHLKGSMLGVRTGRAHPALVEEIKVDYFGTPTPVKNMGSVNVPEARQIVITPWDKTAMKAIEKAIQSSSLGITPQNDGESIRLNLPELTQQRRVELKKMVNKMAEDGRVAVRNIRRDALEILKKMEKESKITEDDLKKFQKEAQDKTDAFIKKIDAVLADKEKEIMDK, encoded by the coding sequence ATGCCTCAGAACGTACTTAAAGAACTGACCTCACGCTGCGAAAAGAGCATCGAACACCTGAAGGGTTCTATGCTTGGCGTCCGCACAGGAAGAGCGCATCCCGCACTTGTTGAAGAGATAAAGGTGGATTATTTCGGAACGCCGACTCCCGTCAAGAATATGGGCAGCGTTAATGTGCCGGAGGCACGCCAGATCGTTATCACCCCGTGGGACAAGACCGCCATGAAGGCCATTGAAAAGGCTATACAGTCTTCGAGCCTCGGCATCACGCCGCAGAACGACGGCGAGTCTATCCGCCTCAATCTGCCTGAGCTCACGCAGCAGCGCCGCGTCGAACTCAAGAAGATGGTCAATAAGATGGCGGAGGACGGGCGTGTAGCTGTGCGCAACATCCGCCGCGACGCGCTCGAAATCCTTAAAAAGATGGAAAAAGAGAGCAAGATAACCGAGGACGACCTAAAGAAGTTCCAAAAGGAGGCGCAGGACAAGACTGACGCCTTCATCAAGAAGATAGACGCGGTGCTTGCGGATAAAGAAAAAGAGATAATGGATAAGTAG
- a CDS encoding IS3 family transposase → MIERNIKYRIIFEFSTKHSVCGMCRFLSVSRSAYYSWLKRRGMKDKDGPLIEAIRTGQNINKNTYGYRRMTLWLNNFIGIHVNNKRVRRVMKKAGLQAEIRKKKKFKVMSGNIHSYENILNREFRSDRPNQKLVTDITYIRTKKGNIFLSMIKDLFDNSIQGYQISRNNNIKLVTDTLKKAFENNNKVVADGPILHSDQGFQYTSHAYFNLTQRYGLKVSMSRKGNCLDNACAENFFSHIKSELVNRVKWENYEEAKDAIDEYIRYYNNDRIQIKLKKAPMQYRSLFIE, encoded by the coding sequence GTGATAGAAAGAAATATTAAATACAGGATCATTTTTGAATTTTCAACAAAACATTCTGTCTGTGGAATGTGTAGATTTTTGTCCGTATCACGCTCCGCATACTACAGTTGGCTAAAGCGGCGTGGAATGAAAGATAAAGACGGTCCTCTCATAGAAGCAATAAGAACGGGACAGAATATCAACAAAAACACTTATGGGTACAGGCGAATGACTCTGTGGCTCAACAACTTCATTGGCATTCATGTAAACAATAAGAGGGTAAGGCGTGTTATGAAAAAAGCGGGACTTCAAGCGGAAATAAGAAAAAAGAAAAAGTTTAAAGTGATGTCAGGAAATATCCACAGCTATGAGAATATCCTGAACAGAGAATTTCGTTCCGACAGACCAAACCAGAAACTGGTTACTGATATCACATATATACGAACAAAAAAGGGTAATATATTCCTCTCCATGATAAAAGATCTCTTTGATAATTCCATACAGGGATATCAAATCAGTCGTAATAATAATATTAAGTTAGTAACCGATACATTGAAGAAAGCATTTGAAAATAATAATAAGGTGGTCGCTGATGGACCAATCCTCCACAGCGACCAGGGGTTTCAATATACAAGCCATGCATATTTCAACCTGACACAAAGATACGGACTCAAGGTCTCAATGTCAAGGAAAGGAAATTGTTTGGATAATGCATGTGCAGAAAACTTCTTTAGTCACATTAAATCAGAACTCGTCAACCGAGTAAAATGGGAGAACTACGAGGAGGCCAAAGATGCCATAGACGAATATATAAGGTATTATAATAACGACAGGATACAGATAAAATTGAAAAAGGCTCCGATGCAATATCGAAGTCTCTTTATTGAATAA
- the panF gene encoding sodium/pantothenate symporter produces MIDHMGMIVPLILYFILIMGIALWGSRAAGKRSDTKGFMEEYFIGSRSMGGFVLAMAIITTYTSASSFVGGPGVAYNVGLGWILLSMIQVPTAFLTLGVLGKRFALIARRTNAVTITDFIRARYGSDLVVILASLSLLVFFMASMLAQFIGGARLFESVTGYSYQTGLLIFGLTVVIYTTVGGFRAVVLTDTIQGVMMLFASLAILYAVITAGGGVESIMQTLYSIDPQLLTPTGGGNAIPKPFILSFWVLVGIGILGLPQTTQKCLGYKDSRSMHNAMIIGTFVVGFTMLAMHLVGAMGRAVIPDITVGDLAVPTLTVRLMSPFWAGIFIAGPLAAIMSTVDSMLIMCSAAIVKDLYFHYIVKNDESRLSPKKVRGMSLVVTAVVGVLVFFAAMKPPSLLVWINLFAFGGLEAVFFCPTLFGLYWKRANSTGAILSMICGAAAFFWFNITKTSIAGTTAIVPTLVIAITAFVAGSLLGRPESEEKLKVFEI; encoded by the coding sequence ATGATTGACCATATGGGGATGATCGTGCCGCTGATCCTGTACTTTATCCTGATTATGGGGATCGCGCTATGGGGCAGCCGCGCAGCCGGTAAGCGGAGCGACACCAAGGGGTTTATGGAGGAATATTTTATCGGCAGCCGTTCGATGGGCGGTTTTGTACTCGCAATGGCGATAATCACGACATATACGAGTGCCAGCAGCTTTGTCGGCGGCCCCGGCGTCGCCTATAACGTCGGTCTTGGATGGATACTTCTCTCAATGATCCAGGTGCCTACGGCCTTTCTTACACTCGGCGTGCTGGGCAAACGTTTCGCGCTCATCGCGCGGCGCACGAACGCGGTGACTATAACGGATTTTATCCGCGCCCGCTATGGCAGCGACCTCGTGGTGATCCTCGCATCTCTGTCTCTGCTGGTATTTTTCATGGCCTCGATGCTGGCGCAGTTTATCGGCGGCGCGAGACTCTTTGAGTCCGTCACGGGGTATTCCTACCAGACGGGGCTGCTGATTTTTGGACTTACTGTGGTCATTTATACGACGGTCGGCGGCTTCCGCGCCGTAGTGCTGACCGATACGATCCAGGGAGTGATGATGCTTTTCGCCTCGCTTGCGATCCTCTACGCGGTCATCACCGCCGGCGGCGGTGTGGAGAGTATCATGCAGACGCTATATTCAATAGACCCCCAGCTTCTGACTCCCACAGGCGGCGGCAACGCGATCCCTAAGCCCTTCATACTCTCCTTTTGGGTGCTCGTTGGCATCGGTATCCTAGGACTGCCGCAGACGACGCAGAAATGTCTAGGCTATAAGGATTCGCGTTCGATGCACAACGCGATGATCATCGGGACCTTCGTCGTCGGCTTCACGATGCTGGCGATGCATCTTGTCGGTGCGATGGGCCGCGCCGTAATTCCTGATATCACGGTTGGCGACCTTGCCGTGCCCACGCTTACGGTACGCCTGATGTCACCATTCTGGGCGGGGATATTTATCGCGGGACCGCTCGCCGCGATCATGTCGACGGTGGACTCGATGCTGATCATGTGTTCGGCGGCCATCGTAAAGGATCTTTATTTCCACTATATCGTGAAGAACGACGAGAGCCGTCTGTCGCCGAAGAAGGTACGCGGCATGAGCCTTGTGGTGACAGCGGTCGTCGGCGTGCTGGTATTTTTCGCGGCGATGAAGCCGCCCTCTTTGCTCGTATGGATAAACCTCTTCGCCTTCGGCGGCCTCGAGGCTGTATTCTTCTGCCCGACGCTCTTTGGCCTCTACTGGAAGCGGGCCAATTCCACGGGCGCCATTTTGTCGATGATCTGCGGCGCGGCGGCTTTCTTCTGGTTCAACATCACAAAGACGAGTATCGCCGGTACGACCGCCATCGTGCCGACGCTGGTTATCGCGATCACCGCCTTTGTCGCGGGAAGCCTTCTGGGCCGTCCTGAAAGCGAAGAAAAGCTTAAGGTTTTTGAAATCTAG
- a CDS encoding EAL domain-containing protein: MSRNKSGEYVGFNFEYFQKITKYAGWKYEVVDGKSWENTLNMLERGEIDILPAVYYNDERAKRFLFSQRPMCSIYSTLNVRVDDMRYDYEDFSSFNGMRVGVIKDGLDAEYFKEYCRKNGFSVTIVPYRETADLLSALDRGELDGVAISHLGKNSVFRSVAQFAPQPLYFAVAKDRERLARTLDEAMTTIKLRDPYYEQRLFEKYFAVNALQRPVFTREEMDYIPKAPTLRAVYNYTEAPLEYTDPKTGEFKGIVADMFRVIAAYSGLTFEFLPVHNRNESWNMVDGGSADIICGVANDYLWAERKHVNTTVYYLRAPFVSVSVSGVSVRKRIALPEGCYFSQKIAEDNPQAEVVYYPSISDCFDAVAKKRADVTYTNTYVANYLLSERKYENFNMAVLSNYYDDLSIGVSKSADPRVFSILDKCIQYISREQMDSIILDNSVISRPVTLRRIVSEYPLAAAGVTSVVFLVIIGVLGYIAVTNAANNRRFHALLYVDGVTGIFNLNKFRLDAEKMLKEAGDDPLALVYMDINQFKTINDSFGFKEGDEILKLAARTLKENTSPDECCARVSADQFVLLLHYSDWDGLLSRTNLIAKQMGAAVAAMKKSYSICLTFGVYVTQRGDSPDVSLLMDFANYARINGKNTGKSVTLRYDEKMRQEELRRRHLADIMAPALQNGEFVPYFQQKTDMRTGETVGAEALVRWLRRDEGPISPGDFIPFFESNGFIIEIDLYIYEQVCKTIRRWMDRGVRLFPVSSNFSRLHFEDRNFPYTLAEIADRYGVPHEYLEVEITENILMENVGQMLSHRDLLKKLGFLLSIDDFGSGYSSLSVLQQLSADTIKLDRSLISDSCHERRGRIIVQGIISMAKELGIDVICEGVETKEQAEMLIGMGCIAAQGFYYAKPMPLDDFEKKFLP; this comes from the coding sequence ATGAGCCGGAACAAGAGCGGCGAGTATGTCGGTTTCAACTTCGAGTATTTTCAAAAAATCACCAAGTATGCCGGCTGGAAGTATGAGGTCGTTGACGGCAAAAGCTGGGAAAATACCCTTAATATGCTCGAAAGAGGAGAGATCGATATTCTCCCCGCGGTCTATTACAACGACGAGAGGGCTAAAAGATTTCTTTTTTCACAGAGGCCGATGTGCAGTATCTATTCTACGCTGAATGTACGCGTAGATGATATGCGGTACGATTATGAAGATTTCTCGTCGTTTAACGGCATGCGCGTAGGCGTGATAAAAGATGGTCTGGACGCCGAGTATTTTAAGGAGTACTGCCGCAAAAACGGTTTTTCCGTCACGATCGTCCCCTATAGGGAGACCGCAGATCTTTTGTCCGCCCTTGACCGCGGCGAACTTGACGGCGTCGCCATATCACATCTTGGAAAGAACAGTGTTTTTCGCAGCGTGGCGCAGTTTGCCCCGCAGCCGCTGTATTTCGCCGTGGCGAAAGACAGGGAGAGGCTGGCCCGTACCCTTGACGAAGCGATGACCACGATAAAGCTGCGTGATCCATACTACGAGCAGAGGCTTTTTGAAAAGTACTTCGCCGTCAACGCTTTGCAGCGGCCGGTATTTACCAGGGAAGAGATGGATTATATCCCTAAAGCGCCGACTTTAAGGGCCGTTTATAATTACACTGAGGCCCCTTTGGAATATACTGACCCAAAAACCGGAGAATTTAAAGGTATCGTAGCCGATATGTTCCGTGTTATCGCGGCCTATTCCGGTTTGACATTTGAATTTTTGCCGGTACATAACCGTAATGAATCATGGAATATGGTCGACGGCGGCAGCGCGGATATTATTTGCGGTGTGGCGAACGATTACCTGTGGGCGGAAAGAAAACATGTTAACACCACCGTCTATTATTTACGCGCGCCATTTGTCTCCGTCAGCGTAAGCGGCGTCTCCGTCCGTAAGCGTATCGCTCTGCCGGAGGGCTGCTACTTTTCTCAAAAGATAGCGGAAGATAATCCACAGGCTGAGGTGGTCTATTATCCCTCGATCAGCGACTGCTTTGACGCTGTCGCGAAAAAAAGGGCCGATGTCACATATACGAACACCTATGTTGCGAATTACCTGCTGTCGGAACGAAAATATGAAAACTTCAATATGGCTGTGCTGAGCAACTATTATGACGATCTCAGCATCGGGGTTTCTAAAAGCGCCGATCCCCGCGTTTTCTCCATATTGGATAAATGTATTCAGTATATTTCCCGTGAGCAGATGGACTCAATAATCCTTGATAATTCCGTCATCTCAAGACCGGTGACTCTGCGGCGGATCGTCAGCGAATATCCGTTGGCGGCGGCCGGCGTGACGAGCGTTGTCTTTCTTGTCATTATCGGGGTCCTGGGCTACATAGCTGTCACGAATGCCGCGAATAACAGACGCTTCCACGCGCTGCTATACGTAGACGGCGTTACGGGGATATTCAATCTTAATAAATTCCGTCTGGATGCGGAGAAGATGCTTAAGGAGGCCGGGGATGATCCCTTGGCTCTCGTATACATGGATATCAATCAGTTTAAGACGATCAACGACAGCTTTGGTTTCAAGGAGGGCGACGAGATACTGAAACTGGCGGCGCGGACGCTCAAAGAAAACACCTCTCCCGACGAGTGCTGCGCGAGGGTATCCGCAGACCAATTCGTACTTCTCCTGCATTACAGCGATTGGGACGGGCTGCTGTCGCGGACGAATCTCATCGCGAAACAGATGGGCGCCGCGGTGGCGGCGATGAAGAAATCATATTCCATCTGTCTCACCTTTGGCGTCTATGTCACACAGCGCGGAGACAGCCCCGACGTCTCTCTGCTTATGGACTTTGCCAACTACGCGAGGATAAACGGCAAGAACACGGGTAAGAGTGTGACCCTGCGGTATGACGAAAAAATGCGCCAAGAGGAGCTTCGGCGCAGACATCTGGCCGATATAATGGCGCCGGCCCTGCAAAACGGCGAGTTTGTGCCCTATTTTCAGCAAAAGACCGATATGCGCACGGGGGAGACAGTGGGGGCCGAGGCGCTCGTGCGTTGGCTCCGCCGCGATGAGGGGCCGATTTCTCCCGGTGATTTTATCCCGTTTTTTGAGAGCAACGGCTTTATTATTGAGATCGACCTCTATATCTATGAACAGGTCTGTAAAACGATAAGGCGGTGGATGGACAGGGGGGTACGCCTCTTTCCCGTGTCGTCCAACTTTTCAAGGCTGCATTTTGAAGACCGGAATTTTCCCTATACCCTCGCTGAGATCGCGGACAGATACGGTGTTCCGCATGAATATCTTGAGGTGGAGATCACGGAAAATATTCTTATGGAGAATGTCGGGCAGATGCTGAGCCATCGTGATCTGCTGAAAAAACTGGGATTCCTCCTTTCCATAGATGATTTTGGCTCAGGTTATTCGTCGCTCAGCGTTCTGCAGCAGCTCTCCGCCGATACGATCAAACTTGACCGGAGCCTCATCTCCGACAGCTGCCATGAGAGGCGCGGAAGAATTATTGTCCAGGGGATAATCTCTATGGCGAAAGAACTGGGCATCGATGTAATTTGCGAAGGCGTTGAGACGAAGGAACAGGCGGAGATGCTGATCGGGATGGGATGTATCGCCGCACAGGGATTCTACTACGCCAAGCCGATGCCGCTGGATGACTTTGAGAAAAAATTTCTGCCATAG
- the pyrH gene encoding UMP kinase: MERKYSRVLLKLSGEILAGEGHFGLDYEAIRGICEQIVEVAGEGIAISMVVGGGNIIRGAQTTSIERAQADYMGMLGTVINALALQDTLERLGQPTRVQSAIEMRQIAETVIRRRAIRHLEKGRIVIFAAGTGSPYFSTDTTAALRASEIGADCLLKATKVDGIYDKDPAKYSDAVKLPHVSYMDALQMQLKVMDAAAFSLCQENKIPIVVFDVLKKGNLRRLLIDGENIGSMVS; this comes from the coding sequence ATGGAACGCAAATACAGCAGGGTTCTTCTCAAACTCTCCGGTGAAATCTTGGCGGGAGAGGGACATTTCGGCCTTGACTATGAGGCAATACGCGGGATATGCGAACAGATAGTTGAGGTCGCAGGCGAGGGTATCGCCATATCGATGGTGGTCGGCGGCGGGAATATCATCCGCGGCGCGCAGACCACAAGTATCGAACGCGCGCAGGCCGACTATATGGGAATGCTCGGCACGGTGATAAACGCGCTGGCCCTGCAGGATACGCTTGAACGCCTAGGACAGCCGACGCGCGTGCAGTCGGCGATCGAGATGCGTCAGATCGCGGAGACGGTCATCCGCCGCCGCGCGATACGCCACCTTGAAAAGGGACGGATCGTCATCTTTGCCGCCGGTACCGGCTCACCCTATTTTTCCACTGATACGACCGCCGCGCTGCGCGCCTCTGAGATCGGTGCGGACTGCCTGCTGAAGGCGACGAAGGTCGACGGGATATATGACAAAGACCCGGCGAAGTACAGCGACGCCGTGAAGCTGCCGCACGTCTCGTATATGGACGCGCTGCAGATGCAGCTTAAGGTGATGGACGCCGCGGCCTTCTCGCTCTGCCAGGAAAATAAAATTCCCATCGTCGTGTTCGACGTGCTCAAGAAAGGCAATCTGCGCAGACTGCTGATCGACGGAGAAAATATCGGCTCGATGGTCTCTTAA
- a CDS encoding helix-turn-helix domain-containing protein — protein MRKRKTEERIRAIEMHKQGIPRRRIAEELGVSPDSVKTWISLYKSGQKDLLDDTRKKRTYSKAVKLEAVSAHLEEGRTMVDVTSSFNISSPSLLRRWCKEFIEQGDISSSKQDCPDKKLEVTNSIEKIKELEMQVDVLKKALELQRW, from the coding sequence ATGCGTAAACGTAAAACAGAAGAAAGAATAAGAGCAATTGAGATGCACAAACAGGGAATTCCACGAAGGCGGATTGCTGAAGAACTTGGTGTTAGTCCTGATTCTGTTAAAACATGGATATCTTTATATAAGAGCGGACAGAAGGACTTACTGGATGATACAAGGAAAAAAAGAACCTACAGCAAGGCTGTAAAACTTGAAGCTGTTTCGGCTCATTTAGAAGAGGGACGTACTATGGTAGATGTTACCTCATCTTTTAACATTTCAAGTCCCTCTCTTTTAAGACGATGGTGTAAGGAATTTATCGAACAAGGGGATATTTCTAGTTCAAAACAAGACTGTCCAGATAAGAAATTGGAAGTTACAAATAGCATAGAAAAGATTAAAGAGCTGGAAATGCAGGTCGACGTATTAAAAAAAGCCTTAGAGCTGCAAAGGTGGTGA